A genomic window from Sebastes fasciatus isolate fSebFas1 chromosome 7, fSebFas1.pri, whole genome shotgun sequence includes:
- the nrgnb gene encoding neurogranin (protein kinase C substrate, RC3) b isoform X1 produces the protein MSVPFSNTHLRVPRGFGAILEGLSREVLRDQPEDIPTYAAVYFDNLLKEREESGIDPAEWAAKLEDRFYNNHAFKATEFTPEKGPATKATISKEKSYESQTEDESSHSAGTSNLSTTQPNVSEETESTEEYEEKHDATEKHVISMEEGLSEEESANMLPATDAQPDDLSRTEEEEEDPTITTFDQVDRAVNGKDSSSAPDRDIPQSELEPTSSFREISNVDVCAQELGTAEDEGGDEQETVDVDSEREENTDVEQPVEAFPYSGIADEDVCATEVKGTERTIEGAAAVDDEDSSKPQPEEAVVQSSLSRSETPEHEAEDQVEETKEEEGPETEASSGGIHESVAHIEGASDSDALPKEDSLVEISFDDVPEAQQIKEVEEKQPEEEGSVEEKILEMKQEEESEEVTLVATDQNITSTQDHDEPEMMGVEQGVNSEDGEMESQHEASDITKGKVDTNDPDLNDSDDDEKCEGVKTTSLSHQPTTEADKENPQDVTDHKDEDSEKISEGEFHQSEDSEKEANEPDFKEDEETTDTAGGDKEEIHTENYSELEDQEIDEGGAENHSSQVSKSNLSATEAEGETLEAQHLPEDSQRTPVESQPKDTEVEEEVTSKEGSSEAEEFVEEGNSEIQEKSDATCEEGSFGLTQSADRSAADHEGEERPLGSEKDSTEPEGKSGDQEECSRPQEEEDIMDIPLDDPEANRAAAKIQAGFRGHMTRKKMKPEDKVEGEEVSSTGDVLNGSQGVTETGGSGAVEGDDTSVPEQ, from the exons ATGTCAGTACCTTTCTCCAACACTCACCTGCGGGTCCCGAGAGGGTTTGGTGCCATCCTGGAGGGTCTGAGCCGAGAAGTCCTGCGAGACCAGCCTGAAGACATCCCTACATATGCTGCTGTGTACTTCGATAATCTACTCAAAGAGAGAGAAG AAAGTGGCATTGACCCTGCTGAGTGGGCTGCTAAGCTGGAAGATAGATTCTACAACAACCATGCATTCAAGGCGACTGAG TTTACTCCTGAAAAAGGGCCTGCAACAAAGGCGACCATTTCCAA GGAAAAATCATACGAGTCCCAAACTGAAGATGAATCCAGTCATTCCGCAGGAACCTCAAATCTTTCCACCACACAACCTAATGTCTCTGAAGAAACTGAAAGCACAGAAGAATATGAGGAAAAACATGATGCTACAGAGAAACACGTTATTTCAATGGAAGAGGGACTTTCAGAAGAGGAATCAGCCAACATGCTCCCAGCTACAGACGCACAGCCAGATGATCTGAgcaggacggaggaggaggaggaagacccAACAATAACTACATTTGATCAAGTTGACAGGGCAGTTAATGGAAAAGATAGCAGCTCTGCTCCAGATCGAGATATACCTCAGTCTGAGTTAGAGCCCACATCATCATTCAGAGAGATTTCAAATGTAGATGTGTGTGCTCAGGAGTTAGGAACGGCAGAAGATGAGGGAGGTGATGAACAAGAGACTGTAGATGTAGActcagaaagagaggaaaatacTGACGTTGAACAACCAGTGGAGGCCTTTCCATATTCTGGGATTGCTGATGAGGATGTTTGTGCTACAGAGGTTAAAGGAACAGAAAGAACAATAGAAGGAGCCGCTGCTGTAGATGATGAGGACAGCTCAAAACCCCAACCCGAGGAAGCTGTTGTACAGTCATCATTGTCTCGATCTGAAACTCCTGAACATGAAGCAGAAGATCAGGTAGAAGAAacaaaggaggaggaaggaccAGAGACTGAGGCGTCTTCTGGGGGAATACATGAAAGTGTAGCTCATATAGAAGGTGCTTCAGATAGTGATGCTTTACCAAAGGAGGATTCATTAGTTGAGATTAGTTTTGATGATGTTCCAGAGGCTCAGCAGATTAAAGAGGTTGAGGAGAAACAGCCAGAGGAAGAGGGCTCAGTAGAGGAGAAGATATTAGAAATGAAACAGGAGGAAGAGTCAGAAGAGGTTACTTTAGTGGCAACAGACCAAAATATAACTAGCACACAAGACCATGATGAACCTGAAATGATGGGAGTTGAACAGGGAGTTAACTCTGAAGATGGGGAAATGGAAAGTCAGCACGAGGCGTCTGATATAACGAAAGGGAAGGTGGACACAAATGATCCTGATTTAaatgatagtgatgatgatgagaagtGCGAAGGTGTTAAAACCACCAGCTTATCACATCAGCCCACCACCGAGGCAGACAAAGAAAACCCACAGGATGTAACCGATCATAAAGATGAAGATTCTGAGAAGATAAGTGAAGGCGAATTTCACCAGAGTGAGGATTCTGAGAAAGAGGCGAACGAGCCTGACTTCAAAGAAGATGAAGAGACAACAGACACAGCTGGAGGAGACAAAGAggaaatacatacagaaaatTACAGTGAGCTGGAGGATCAGGAAATTGATGAAGGTGGTGCAGAAAATCATTCATCACAAGTTAGCAAGTCAAATCTATCTGCAACGGAGGCGGAGGGTGAAACTTTAGAGGCTCAACATCTACCAGAGGACAGTCAGAGAACACCTGTAGAGTCACAGCCGAAGGATACAGAGGTAGAAGAGGAGGTCACATCAAAGGAGGGAAGTTCAGAAGCAGAGGAGTTTGTAGAGGAAGGAAATTCTGAAATACAGGAGAAGAGTGATGCAACGTGTGAGGAGGGCAGCTTCGGCCTCACTCAAAGTGCAGATCGGTCGGCTGCAGACCACGAAGGAGAGGAAAGGCCGCTTGGGTCTGAGAAGGACTCAACAGAGCCGGAAGGCAAGAGCGGTGACCAG gaggagtgCAGCCGGccccaggaggaggaggacatcaTGGACATCCCCCTGGATGACCCCGAGGCCAACCGGGCTGCTGCCAAGATCCAGGCTGGTTTCCGCGGGCACATGACCCGCAAGAAGATGAAGCCGGAGGACAAAGTAGAAGGGGAGGAGGTGAGCAGCACTGGGGATGTGCTCAACGGCAGCCAGGGGGTCACAG agACAGGAGGATCGGGGGCAGTAGAGGGAGACGACACATCTGTGCCAGAGCAGTGA
- the nrgnb gene encoding neurogranin (protein kinase C substrate, RC3) b isoform X3, with protein MEEGLSEEESANMLPATDAQPDDLSRTEEEEEDPTITTFDQVDRAVNGKDSSSAPDRDIPQSELEPTSSFREISNVDVCAQELGTAEDEGGDEQETVDVDSEREENTDVEQPVEAFPYSGIADEDVCATEVKGTERTIEGAAAVDDEDSSKPQPEEAVVQSSLSRSETPEHEAEDQVEETKEEEGPETEASSGGIHESVAHIEGASDSDALPKEDSLVEISFDDVPEAQQIKEVEEKQPEEEGSVEEKILEMKQEEESEEVTLVATDQNITSTQDHDEPEMMGVEQGVNSEDGEMESQHEASDITKGKVDTNDPDLNDSDDDEKCEGVKTTSLSHQPTTEADKENPQDVTDHKDEDSEKISEGEFHQSEDSEKEANEPDFKEDEETTDTAGGDKEEIHTENYSELEDQEIDEGGAENHSSQVSKSNLSATEAEGETLEAQHLPEDSQRTPVESQPKDTEVEEEVTSKEGSSEAEEFVEEGNSEIQEKSDATCEEGSFGLTQSADRSAADHEGEERPLGSEKDSTEPEGKSGDQEECSRPQEEEDIMDIPLDDPEANRAAAKIQAGFRGHMTRKKMKPEDKVEGEEVSSTGDVLNGSQGVTETGGSGAVEGDDTSVPEQ; from the exons ATGGAAGAGGGACTTTCAGAAGAGGAATCAGCCAACATGCTCCCAGCTACAGACGCACAGCCAGATGATCTGAgcaggacggaggaggaggaggaagacccAACAATAACTACATTTGATCAAGTTGACAGGGCAGTTAATGGAAAAGATAGCAGCTCTGCTCCAGATCGAGATATACCTCAGTCTGAGTTAGAGCCCACATCATCATTCAGAGAGATTTCAAATGTAGATGTGTGTGCTCAGGAGTTAGGAACGGCAGAAGATGAGGGAGGTGATGAACAAGAGACTGTAGATGTAGActcagaaagagaggaaaatacTGACGTTGAACAACCAGTGGAGGCCTTTCCATATTCTGGGATTGCTGATGAGGATGTTTGTGCTACAGAGGTTAAAGGAACAGAAAGAACAATAGAAGGAGCCGCTGCTGTAGATGATGAGGACAGCTCAAAACCCCAACCCGAGGAAGCTGTTGTACAGTCATCATTGTCTCGATCTGAAACTCCTGAACATGAAGCAGAAGATCAGGTAGAAGAAacaaaggaggaggaaggaccAGAGACTGAGGCGTCTTCTGGGGGAATACATGAAAGTGTAGCTCATATAGAAGGTGCTTCAGATAGTGATGCTTTACCAAAGGAGGATTCATTAGTTGAGATTAGTTTTGATGATGTTCCAGAGGCTCAGCAGATTAAAGAGGTTGAGGAGAAACAGCCAGAGGAAGAGGGCTCAGTAGAGGAGAAGATATTAGAAATGAAACAGGAGGAAGAGTCAGAAGAGGTTACTTTAGTGGCAACAGACCAAAATATAACTAGCACACAAGACCATGATGAACCTGAAATGATGGGAGTTGAACAGGGAGTTAACTCTGAAGATGGGGAAATGGAAAGTCAGCACGAGGCGTCTGATATAACGAAAGGGAAGGTGGACACAAATGATCCTGATTTAaatgatagtgatgatgatgagaagtGCGAAGGTGTTAAAACCACCAGCTTATCACATCAGCCCACCACCGAGGCAGACAAAGAAAACCCACAGGATGTAACCGATCATAAAGATGAAGATTCTGAGAAGATAAGTGAAGGCGAATTTCACCAGAGTGAGGATTCTGAGAAAGAGGCGAACGAGCCTGACTTCAAAGAAGATGAAGAGACAACAGACACAGCTGGAGGAGACAAAGAggaaatacatacagaaaatTACAGTGAGCTGGAGGATCAGGAAATTGATGAAGGTGGTGCAGAAAATCATTCATCACAAGTTAGCAAGTCAAATCTATCTGCAACGGAGGCGGAGGGTGAAACTTTAGAGGCTCAACATCTACCAGAGGACAGTCAGAGAACACCTGTAGAGTCACAGCCGAAGGATACAGAGGTAGAAGAGGAGGTCACATCAAAGGAGGGAAGTTCAGAAGCAGAGGAGTTTGTAGAGGAAGGAAATTCTGAAATACAGGAGAAGAGTGATGCAACGTGTGAGGAGGGCAGCTTCGGCCTCACTCAAAGTGCAGATCGGTCGGCTGCAGACCACGAAGGAGAGGAAAGGCCGCTTGGGTCTGAGAAGGACTCAACAGAGCCGGAAGGCAAGAGCGGTGACCAG gaggagtgCAGCCGGccccaggaggaggaggacatcaTGGACATCCCCCTGGATGACCCCGAGGCCAACCGGGCTGCTGCCAAGATCCAGGCTGGTTTCCGCGGGCACATGACCCGCAAGAAGATGAAGCCGGAGGACAAAGTAGAAGGGGAGGAGGTGAGCAGCACTGGGGATGTGCTCAACGGCAGCCAGGGGGTCACAG agACAGGAGGATCGGGGGCAGTAGAGGGAGACGACACATCTGTGCCAGAGCAGTGA
- the nrgnb gene encoding neurogranin (protein kinase C substrate, RC3) b isoform X4: protein MDCHNEECSRPQEEEDIMDIPLDDPEANRAAAKIQAGFRGHMTRKKMKPEDKVEGEEVSSTGDVLNGSQGVTETGGSGAVEGDDTSVPEQ from the exons ATGGACTGTCACAAT gaggagtgCAGCCGGccccaggaggaggaggacatcaTGGACATCCCCCTGGATGACCCCGAGGCCAACCGGGCTGCTGCCAAGATCCAGGCTGGTTTCCGCGGGCACATGACCCGCAAGAAGATGAAGCCGGAGGACAAAGTAGAAGGGGAGGAGGTGAGCAGCACTGGGGATGTGCTCAACGGCAGCCAGGGGGTCACAG agACAGGAGGATCGGGGGCAGTAGAGGGAGACGACACATCTGTGCCAGAGCAGTGA
- the nrgnb gene encoding neurogranin (protein kinase C substrate, RC3) b isoform X2 — translation MSVPFSNTHLRVPRGFGAILEGLSREVLRDQPEDIPTYAAVYFDNLLKEREESGIDPAEWAAKLEDRFYNNHAFKATEFTPEKGPATKATISKEKSYESQTEDESSHSAGTSNLSTTQPNVSEETESTEEYEEKHDATEKHVISMEEGLSEEESANMLPATDAQPDDLSRTEEEEEDPTITTFDQVDRAVNGKDSSSAPDRDIPQSELEPTSSFREISNVDVCAQELGTAEDEGGDEQETVDVDSEREENTDVEQPVEAFPYSGIADEDVCATEVKGTERTIEGAAAVDDEDSSKPQPEEAVVQSSLSRSETPEHEAEDQVEETKEEEGPETEASSGGIHESVAHIEGASDSDALPKEDSLVEISFDDVPEAQQIKEVEEKQPEEEGSVEEKILEMKQEEESEEVTLVATDQNITSTQDHDEPEMMGVEQGVNSEDGEMESQHEASDITKGKVDTNDPDLNDSDDDEKCEGVKTTSLSHQPTTEADKENPQDVTDHKDEDSEKISEGEFHQSEDSEKEANEPDFKEDEETTDTAGGDKEEIHTENYSELEDQEIDEGGAENHSSQVSKSNLSATEAEGETLEAQHLPEDSQRTPVESQPKDTEVEEEVTSKEGSSEAEEFVEEGNSEIQEKSDATCEEGSFGLTQSADRSAADHEGEERPLGSEKDSTEPEGKSGDQEECSRPQEEEDIMDIPLDDPEANRAAAKIQAGFRGHMTRKKMKPEDKVEGEERQEDRGQ, via the exons ATGTCAGTACCTTTCTCCAACACTCACCTGCGGGTCCCGAGAGGGTTTGGTGCCATCCTGGAGGGTCTGAGCCGAGAAGTCCTGCGAGACCAGCCTGAAGACATCCCTACATATGCTGCTGTGTACTTCGATAATCTACTCAAAGAGAGAGAAG AAAGTGGCATTGACCCTGCTGAGTGGGCTGCTAAGCTGGAAGATAGATTCTACAACAACCATGCATTCAAGGCGACTGAG TTTACTCCTGAAAAAGGGCCTGCAACAAAGGCGACCATTTCCAA GGAAAAATCATACGAGTCCCAAACTGAAGATGAATCCAGTCATTCCGCAGGAACCTCAAATCTTTCCACCACACAACCTAATGTCTCTGAAGAAACTGAAAGCACAGAAGAATATGAGGAAAAACATGATGCTACAGAGAAACACGTTATTTCAATGGAAGAGGGACTTTCAGAAGAGGAATCAGCCAACATGCTCCCAGCTACAGACGCACAGCCAGATGATCTGAgcaggacggaggaggaggaggaagacccAACAATAACTACATTTGATCAAGTTGACAGGGCAGTTAATGGAAAAGATAGCAGCTCTGCTCCAGATCGAGATATACCTCAGTCTGAGTTAGAGCCCACATCATCATTCAGAGAGATTTCAAATGTAGATGTGTGTGCTCAGGAGTTAGGAACGGCAGAAGATGAGGGAGGTGATGAACAAGAGACTGTAGATGTAGActcagaaagagaggaaaatacTGACGTTGAACAACCAGTGGAGGCCTTTCCATATTCTGGGATTGCTGATGAGGATGTTTGTGCTACAGAGGTTAAAGGAACAGAAAGAACAATAGAAGGAGCCGCTGCTGTAGATGATGAGGACAGCTCAAAACCCCAACCCGAGGAAGCTGTTGTACAGTCATCATTGTCTCGATCTGAAACTCCTGAACATGAAGCAGAAGATCAGGTAGAAGAAacaaaggaggaggaaggaccAGAGACTGAGGCGTCTTCTGGGGGAATACATGAAAGTGTAGCTCATATAGAAGGTGCTTCAGATAGTGATGCTTTACCAAAGGAGGATTCATTAGTTGAGATTAGTTTTGATGATGTTCCAGAGGCTCAGCAGATTAAAGAGGTTGAGGAGAAACAGCCAGAGGAAGAGGGCTCAGTAGAGGAGAAGATATTAGAAATGAAACAGGAGGAAGAGTCAGAAGAGGTTACTTTAGTGGCAACAGACCAAAATATAACTAGCACACAAGACCATGATGAACCTGAAATGATGGGAGTTGAACAGGGAGTTAACTCTGAAGATGGGGAAATGGAAAGTCAGCACGAGGCGTCTGATATAACGAAAGGGAAGGTGGACACAAATGATCCTGATTTAaatgatagtgatgatgatgagaagtGCGAAGGTGTTAAAACCACCAGCTTATCACATCAGCCCACCACCGAGGCAGACAAAGAAAACCCACAGGATGTAACCGATCATAAAGATGAAGATTCTGAGAAGATAAGTGAAGGCGAATTTCACCAGAGTGAGGATTCTGAGAAAGAGGCGAACGAGCCTGACTTCAAAGAAGATGAAGAGACAACAGACACAGCTGGAGGAGACAAAGAggaaatacatacagaaaatTACAGTGAGCTGGAGGATCAGGAAATTGATGAAGGTGGTGCAGAAAATCATTCATCACAAGTTAGCAAGTCAAATCTATCTGCAACGGAGGCGGAGGGTGAAACTTTAGAGGCTCAACATCTACCAGAGGACAGTCAGAGAACACCTGTAGAGTCACAGCCGAAGGATACAGAGGTAGAAGAGGAGGTCACATCAAAGGAGGGAAGTTCAGAAGCAGAGGAGTTTGTAGAGGAAGGAAATTCTGAAATACAGGAGAAGAGTGATGCAACGTGTGAGGAGGGCAGCTTCGGCCTCACTCAAAGTGCAGATCGGTCGGCTGCAGACCACGAAGGAGAGGAAAGGCCGCTTGGGTCTGAGAAGGACTCAACAGAGCCGGAAGGCAAGAGCGGTGACCAG gaggagtgCAGCCGGccccaggaggaggaggacatcaTGGACATCCCCCTGGATGACCCCGAGGCCAACCGGGCTGCTGCCAAGATCCAGGCTGGTTTCCGCGGGCACATGACCCGCAAGAAGATGAAGCCGGAGGACAAAGTAGAAGGGGAGGAG agACAGGAGGATCGGGGGCAGTAG
- the nrgnb gene encoding neurogranin (protein kinase C substrate, RC3) b isoform X5: MDCHNEECSRPQEEEDIMDIPLDDPEANRAAAKIQAGFRGHMTRKKMKPEDKVEGEERQEDRGQ, encoded by the exons ATGGACTGTCACAAT gaggagtgCAGCCGGccccaggaggaggaggacatcaTGGACATCCCCCTGGATGACCCCGAGGCCAACCGGGCTGCTGCCAAGATCCAGGCTGGTTTCCGCGGGCACATGACCCGCAAGAAGATGAAGCCGGAGGACAAAGTAGAAGGGGAGGAG agACAGGAGGATCGGGGGCAGTAG
- the LOC141770751 gene encoding uncharacterized protein LOC141770751: MSTRYLIARFEAAGIRTTMMISVHFTLLFFWVTQDFVSCFDLKGPFEFVAVVLGDPLTLNCTYNCPTGFVRGCWKKSKSRVCHGTESKSSLCTITFHLSNVSTEDLEKKYTCYTHNTEDPGLAKNIERIVLLQLQAQESAPNSTVTPETGTKNASLEDSNGGEYPGIKVLATVTVAVATVLAALAVYLCLNRNRQSWNDKGESVVSKSGSPLPLHAVPSPVKGSLSAQSERVTLRIPTPDNESDTEVPYADIMITVRGVSTPDLTPVGYLTPGDQKEWWGDESRCHLQASRSADRLHVPQPREVSRKMSTNSEYAVITYA, from the exons ATGAGCACAAGATATTTGATTGCACGTTTTGAAGCAGCAGGAATCAGAACAACAATGATGATCTCCGTCCACTTCACTTTGCTCTTTTTTTGGGTGACACAAG ATTTTGTGAGCTGTTTTGATCTGAAGGGCCCATTTGAGTTCGTGGCTGTGGTGTTGGGCGACCCTCTAACATTAAACTGCACATACAATTGCCCCACTGGATTTGTTCGTGGCTGTTGGAAGAAATCAAAAAGCCGTGTCTGTCACGGGACAGAGAGTAAAAGCAGCTTGTGCACAATTACCTTTCATCTATCAAACGTGTCTACTGAAGATCTTGAGAAGAAGTACACTTGCTACACACATAATACAGAGGACCCTGGACTTGCCAAAAACATAGAGCGCATTGTTTTACTGCAACTTCAAG ctcaAGAAAGTGCCCCAAACTCGACAGTTACCCCAGAGACTGGAACTAAAAATG CATCTCTTGAAGATTCAAATGGAG GAGAATATCCTGGAATTAAGGTTTTAGCAACAGTTACTGTTGCTGTGGCGACGGTGCTTGCAGCTTTGGCCGTTTACCTGTGTCTGAACCGGAACAGACAGAGCTGGAATGATAAAG GGGAGTCTGTTGTGTCCAAGTCAGG ctCACCACTACCCCTTCACGCTGTCCCCTCACCAGTGAAGG GGTCACTGTCAGCACAAAGTGAAAGAGTGACTTTGAGGATTCCTACACCAG ATAACGAGAGTGACACTGAGGTTCCGTATGCTGACATAATGATCACCGTCCGAGGTGTCAGTACACCGGACCTCACTCCGGTTGGCTACTTGACTCCTGGAGACCAAAAAGAG tgGTGGGGAGATGAATCAAGGTGTCACCTGCAGGCCTCACGTTCAGCTGACAGACTGCATGTCCCCCAGCCCAGAGAGGTCAGCCGCAAGATGAGCACCAACTCTGAGTATGCAGTCATCACATATGCCTGA